In Tachysurus vachellii isolate PV-2020 chromosome 3, HZAU_Pvac_v1, whole genome shotgun sequence, one genomic interval encodes:
- the mthfd1a gene encoding C-1-tetrahydrofolate synthase, cytoplasmic isoform X1: MFPVITTNLSRRAVKCWKSRRTVATVISGNKISQHVMERLKKDVAEMNRQHPGFRPGLVVLQVGSRDDSNLYISMKLKAAVSIGMNANHIRLPNTASEDEVLQSITLYNEDPDVHGLIIQLPLDSIHHINTEKVTNAVDPDKDVDGLCSVNAGKLARGDLHNCFIPCTPSGCMELLKHTGLSVSGKKAVVIGRSKIVGAPMRDLLMWNHATVTCCHSKTPDLPAEVKKADILVVGIGKAEMLKGDWIKEGAVVIDVGINYIPDSSRPSGMRVVGDVHYPSAKERAGFITPVPGGVGPMTVAMLMENTVKSTQKFLQTYRPGKWNVTYTKLKPHKPQASDAQISQCATQKSVHQLAKEIGLLSKEMEPYFRSSVRVSLGVLKRFSKQPDGKYVAVTGITSTPLAEDRHAVALGLAHALGEHLKVNALACIRQPSLQHCLAGAVVRGGFSQISMEETGFQFTGHSEAVSASSSLITDTMTAYCHYQAKLSDQALFDLLVPVRDEHRSFSSSQLKRLQRLGVEKSDPSTLTRDEIRRMVRLDINPDTRTDRTSLDAEMMAIVSLSRSLEDLQDRLARVVVANNMSGEPITAEDLGVSGHVGLLLKESLKPCLMQMLEGTPVFFHPSPLADVAWGSPSIVTDKMALKLVGPQGFVVTETPDCENFFSITCRSSGLRPHMLVLVTSVSDLKTYGSGPKKNLERLEEGCALLKRRLETAKAYGVPVVVAVNTFGCDTETEVELVCRQARWFGALEAVRCTIWSEGGAGALELAHSVQRAAEIQGTLHFTCELQMSVIEKMRNKAQQMFGVEDVELSAKAKKKLELYIKQGFGHYPVFIRDSHIYKRNVKVLLISDVQAYAGAELLHFMD, encoded by the exons aTGTTTCCTGTAATCACTACAAATCTCAGTCGCAGAGCCGTGAAATGCTGGAAAAGCCGGCGCACCGTAGCTACAGTCATCTCCGGCAACAAGATCTCACA ACACGTGATGGAGCGTCTGAAAAAGGATGTAGCGGAGATGAACCGCCAGCATCCAGGCTTTAGACCAGGCCTGGTGGTGTTACAA GTTGGAAGCAGAGACGACTCCAATCTTTACATCAGTATGAAGTTAAAGGCAGCAGTCAGT ATCGGAATGAATGCCAACCACATCAGGCTCCCGAATACTGCTTCAGAGGACGAG GTGCTGCAGAGCATCACGCTGTATAACGAGGACCCTGATGTTCATGGACTCATCATCCAGCTTCCTCTAGACTCCATCCACCACATCAACACTGAGAAAGTCACCAACGCTGTGGATCCAGACAAGGATGTGGACGG TCTTTGCAGTGTAAATGCAGGGAAGCTTGCTCGAGGTGATCTGCACAACTGCTTCATCCCCTGCACACCGAGTGGCTGCATGGAGCTCCTCAAACACACAG GTCTTTCTGTATCAGGTAAGAAGGCTGTGGTGATTGGACGCAGTAAGATCGTCGGAGCTCCCATGCGTGATCTCCTCATGTGGAACCATGCCACTGTCACCTGCTGCCACTCCAAAACTCCAGATCTTCCAGCAGAA GTGAAGAAGGCAGATATCCTGGTGGTTGGCATCGGGAAAGCCGAGATGTTGAAAGGCGACTGGATAAAAGAGGGCGCGGTGGTCATCGACGTTGGCATTAATTACATCCCag aCAGTAGCAGACCCTCAGGTATGCGGGTGGTGGGAGATGTTCACTATCCGTCAGCTAAGGAGCGAGCAGGGTTCATCACTCCGGTTCCTGGTGGAGTTGGACCCATGACTGTTGCCATGCTGATGGAG aATACAGTAAAGAGCACTCAGAAGTTTCTGCAGACGTACAGACCGGGGAAATGGAACGTGACATACACCAAGCTGAAACCACACAAACCTCAAGCAAG TGATGCCCAAATCTCTCAGTGTGCTACACAGAAATCTGTTCATCAGCTGGCTAAAGAAATCGGGCTGCTGTCAAAGGAGATGGAGCCGTACTTCAGGAGCAGTGTGAGGGTGAGTCTGGGCGTCCTGAAACGATTCAGCAAACAGCCTGATGGGAAATATGTGGCAGTCACTGG AATAACTTCCACGCCGTTAGCCGAAGACCGTCACGCTGTCGCTCTGGGGTTAGCTCATGCTTTAGGGGAACATTTAAAGGTCAATGCTCTTGCCTGCATTAGACAGCCATCTCTACAGCACTGTTTAG CAGGAGCTGTTGTTAGAGGTGGATTCTCACAGATCTCCATGGAGGAG accgGGTTCCAGTTCACAGGACACTCAGAGGCTGTTTCAGCATCCAGTAGCCTCATCACAGACACCATGACAGCTTACTGTCACTACCAGGCCAAGCTCTCTGACCAg GCTCTTTTTGACCTCTTGGTTCCAGTCAGAGACGAACATCGATCCTTCTCATCATCCCAGCTGAAAAGGCTACAG AGACTTGGTGTTGAGAAATCCGACCCCTCAACCCTGACCCGAGATGAGATTAGACGCATGGTCCGGTTGGACATTAATCCAGACACAAGGACG GACCGCACGTCTCTGGACGCTGAGATGATGGCCATCGTGTCTCTGAGCAGGAGTCTAGAGGACCTGCAGGACAGACTGGCTCGGGTGGTGGTGGCTAACAACATGTCTGGAGAGCCGATAACCGCAGAggacctg GGTGTTAGCGGTCATGTAGGTCTGCTGTTGAAGGAATCCCTGAAACCATGTTTGATGCAGATGCTGGag ggAACTCCCGTCTTTTTTCACCCCAGTCCATTAGCTGATGTCGCATGGGGCAGTCCATCCATCGTGACAGATAAAATGGCTCTAAAATTGGTGGGACCGCAGGGTTTTGTGG TCACTGAGACGCCTGACTGTGAGAACTTCTTTAGCATCACGTGCCGCTCCTCAGGCCTGCGACCACACATGCTGGTGTTGGTGACGTCTGTATCAGACCTGAAGACGTACGGCAGCGGACcaaaaaaa AACCTGGAGCGGCTGGAGGAAGGCTGCGCTCTCCTGAAGAGGAGGTTAGAGACGGCCAAGGCATACGGAGTACCTGTAGTGGTGGCTGTAAACACCTTCGG TTGTGATACGGAGACTGAGGTGGAGCTGGTGTGTAGGCAGGCGAGGTGGTTTGGAGCGCTCGAGGCAGTGCGGTGCACTATTTGGTCTGAAGGGGGCGCTGGAGCACTGGAGCTTGCACACAGCGTTCAGAGAGCGGCTGAGATCCAGGGAACGCTTCACTTCACCTGCGAGCTGCAG ATGTCTGTGATTGAGAAGATGAGAAACAAAGCCCAGCAGATGTTTGGTGTTGAAGATGTGGAGCTTTCAGCTAAAGCCAAAAAGAAGCTTGAACTTTACATAAAACAG GGTTTCGGACATTACCCAGTGTTCATCAGGGACAGTCACATATATAAGAGGAATGTGAAGGTGCTGCTGATTTCAGATGTCCAGGCCTACGCAGGAGCAGAACTGCTTCACTTTATG GATTGA
- the mthfd1a gene encoding C-1-tetrahydrofolate synthase, cytoplasmic isoform X2, whose product MFPVITTNLSRRAVKCWKSRRTVATVISGNKISQHVMERLKKDVAEMNRQHPGFRPGLVVLQVGSRDDSNLYISMKLKAAVSIGMNANHIRLPNTASEDEVLQSITLYNEDPDVHGLIIQLPLDSIHHINTEKVTNAVDPDKDVDGLCSVNAGKLARGDLHNCFIPCTPSGCMELLKHTGLSVSGKKAVVIGRSKIVGAPMRDLLMWNHATVTCCHSKTPDLPAEVKKADILVVGIGKAEMLKGDWIKEGAVVIDVGINYIPDSSRPSGMRVVGDVHYPSAKERAGFITPVPGGVGPMTVAMLMENTVKSTQKFLQTYRPGKWNVTYTKLKPHKPQASDAQISQCATQKSVHQLAKEIGLLSKEMEPYFRSSVRVSLGVLKRFSKQPDGKYVAVTGITSTPLAEDRHAVALGLAHALGEHLKVNALACIRQPSLQHCLGAVVRGGFSQISMEETGFQFTGHSEAVSASSSLITDTMTAYCHYQAKLSDQALFDLLVPVRDEHRSFSSSQLKRLQRLGVEKSDPSTLTRDEIRRMVRLDINPDTRTDRTSLDAEMMAIVSLSRSLEDLQDRLARVVVANNMSGEPITAEDLGVSGHVGLLLKESLKPCLMQMLEGTPVFFHPSPLADVAWGSPSIVTDKMALKLVGPQGFVVTETPDCENFFSITCRSSGLRPHMLVLVTSVSDLKTYGSGPKKNLERLEEGCALLKRRLETAKAYGVPVVVAVNTFGCDTETEVELVCRQARWFGALEAVRCTIWSEGGAGALELAHSVQRAAEIQGTLHFTCELQMSVIEKMRNKAQQMFGVEDVELSAKAKKKLELYIKQGFGHYPVFIRDSHIYKRNVKVLLISDVQAYAGAELLHFMD is encoded by the exons aTGTTTCCTGTAATCACTACAAATCTCAGTCGCAGAGCCGTGAAATGCTGGAAAAGCCGGCGCACCGTAGCTACAGTCATCTCCGGCAACAAGATCTCACA ACACGTGATGGAGCGTCTGAAAAAGGATGTAGCGGAGATGAACCGCCAGCATCCAGGCTTTAGACCAGGCCTGGTGGTGTTACAA GTTGGAAGCAGAGACGACTCCAATCTTTACATCAGTATGAAGTTAAAGGCAGCAGTCAGT ATCGGAATGAATGCCAACCACATCAGGCTCCCGAATACTGCTTCAGAGGACGAG GTGCTGCAGAGCATCACGCTGTATAACGAGGACCCTGATGTTCATGGACTCATCATCCAGCTTCCTCTAGACTCCATCCACCACATCAACACTGAGAAAGTCACCAACGCTGTGGATCCAGACAAGGATGTGGACGG TCTTTGCAGTGTAAATGCAGGGAAGCTTGCTCGAGGTGATCTGCACAACTGCTTCATCCCCTGCACACCGAGTGGCTGCATGGAGCTCCTCAAACACACAG GTCTTTCTGTATCAGGTAAGAAGGCTGTGGTGATTGGACGCAGTAAGATCGTCGGAGCTCCCATGCGTGATCTCCTCATGTGGAACCATGCCACTGTCACCTGCTGCCACTCCAAAACTCCAGATCTTCCAGCAGAA GTGAAGAAGGCAGATATCCTGGTGGTTGGCATCGGGAAAGCCGAGATGTTGAAAGGCGACTGGATAAAAGAGGGCGCGGTGGTCATCGACGTTGGCATTAATTACATCCCag aCAGTAGCAGACCCTCAGGTATGCGGGTGGTGGGAGATGTTCACTATCCGTCAGCTAAGGAGCGAGCAGGGTTCATCACTCCGGTTCCTGGTGGAGTTGGACCCATGACTGTTGCCATGCTGATGGAG aATACAGTAAAGAGCACTCAGAAGTTTCTGCAGACGTACAGACCGGGGAAATGGAACGTGACATACACCAAGCTGAAACCACACAAACCTCAAGCAAG TGATGCCCAAATCTCTCAGTGTGCTACACAGAAATCTGTTCATCAGCTGGCTAAAGAAATCGGGCTGCTGTCAAAGGAGATGGAGCCGTACTTCAGGAGCAGTGTGAGGGTGAGTCTGGGCGTCCTGAAACGATTCAGCAAACAGCCTGATGGGAAATATGTGGCAGTCACTGG AATAACTTCCACGCCGTTAGCCGAAGACCGTCACGCTGTCGCTCTGGGGTTAGCTCATGCTTTAGGGGAACATTTAAAGGTCAATGCTCTTGCCTGCATTAGACAGCCATCTCTACAGCACTGTTTAG GAGCTGTTGTTAGAGGTGGATTCTCACAGATCTCCATGGAGGAG accgGGTTCCAGTTCACAGGACACTCAGAGGCTGTTTCAGCATCCAGTAGCCTCATCACAGACACCATGACAGCTTACTGTCACTACCAGGCCAAGCTCTCTGACCAg GCTCTTTTTGACCTCTTGGTTCCAGTCAGAGACGAACATCGATCCTTCTCATCATCCCAGCTGAAAAGGCTACAG AGACTTGGTGTTGAGAAATCCGACCCCTCAACCCTGACCCGAGATGAGATTAGACGCATGGTCCGGTTGGACATTAATCCAGACACAAGGACG GACCGCACGTCTCTGGACGCTGAGATGATGGCCATCGTGTCTCTGAGCAGGAGTCTAGAGGACCTGCAGGACAGACTGGCTCGGGTGGTGGTGGCTAACAACATGTCTGGAGAGCCGATAACCGCAGAggacctg GGTGTTAGCGGTCATGTAGGTCTGCTGTTGAAGGAATCCCTGAAACCATGTTTGATGCAGATGCTGGag ggAACTCCCGTCTTTTTTCACCCCAGTCCATTAGCTGATGTCGCATGGGGCAGTCCATCCATCGTGACAGATAAAATGGCTCTAAAATTGGTGGGACCGCAGGGTTTTGTGG TCACTGAGACGCCTGACTGTGAGAACTTCTTTAGCATCACGTGCCGCTCCTCAGGCCTGCGACCACACATGCTGGTGTTGGTGACGTCTGTATCAGACCTGAAGACGTACGGCAGCGGACcaaaaaaa AACCTGGAGCGGCTGGAGGAAGGCTGCGCTCTCCTGAAGAGGAGGTTAGAGACGGCCAAGGCATACGGAGTACCTGTAGTGGTGGCTGTAAACACCTTCGG TTGTGATACGGAGACTGAGGTGGAGCTGGTGTGTAGGCAGGCGAGGTGGTTTGGAGCGCTCGAGGCAGTGCGGTGCACTATTTGGTCTGAAGGGGGCGCTGGAGCACTGGAGCTTGCACACAGCGTTCAGAGAGCGGCTGAGATCCAGGGAACGCTTCACTTCACCTGCGAGCTGCAG ATGTCTGTGATTGAGAAGATGAGAAACAAAGCCCAGCAGATGTTTGGTGTTGAAGATGTGGAGCTTTCAGCTAAAGCCAAAAAGAAGCTTGAACTTTACATAAAACAG GGTTTCGGACATTACCCAGTGTTCATCAGGGACAGTCACATATATAAGAGGAATGTGAAGGTGCTGCTGATTTCAGATGTCCAGGCCTACGCAGGAGCAGAACTGCTTCACTTTATG GATTGA
- the si:dkey-1h6.8 gene encoding uncharacterized protein si:dkey-1h6.8, with the protein MMTTEESNTAEFQEKTGLKRKLTGPPRLLLGKSRSPGQDEKKSRKHRRHDGGETLVDTGKDEQSAESQVSSSPEHPETVLTTEIDGGTCMDLQEGCLETNLEQNMKKRRRRSKAGAAIRQIFSCIRRRKELGMKAVEDTEDNMYHGAHNNIQDKELRTHSGDSLKTKKQVKMASSRKFKVRTWCIFKKCTSTIKQEGDEHGQEQCNDTFTEISSETGVGQQISATAAEPPVVDDQQNESSRIVEDVTRISEENGLESPDPNEVMEMISLNVDVNTDSDAVFVHHQHPPESQFSCLLDEEFQISEASLSELIGSGSDLEDPRTSPEDPVTDDMLVDVPVFKCKPIITIEDVHSSDEENGEFFENVVQRYSTLSPLVLLNGSCSTLKTPERHFSEILLTQKALSLVQAAISGAVEQLSSELQNHQVDQDRI; encoded by the coding sequence ATGATGACGACTGAAGAAAGCAACACTGCAGAGTTTCAGGAGAAAACAGGCTTGAAGAGGAAACTAACAGGACCACCTCGACTTCTGTTGGGCAAATCCAGATCTCCAGGTCAAGATGAGAAGAAATCCAGGAAGCATAGACGACACGATGGTGGGGAAACGCTAGTGGACACGGGGAAAGATGAACAAAGTGCTGAATCACAAGTGTCATCAAGTCCTGAACATCCTGAAACAGTCCTAACTACTGAAATTGATGGAGGAACTTGCATGGATCTCCAAGAAGGCTGTTTGGAAACAAATTTGGAacaaaatatgaagaaaaggCGAAGAAGAAGCAAAGCTGGAGCAGCCATTAGACAGATTTTCTCTTGCATTCGTAGGAGAAAGGAGTTGGGAATGAAAGCTGTGGAGGACACTGAGGATAACATGTATCACGGAGCGCACAACAACATCCAAGACAAGGAACTTCGCACCCATTCGGGTGATTCCTTGAAAACAAAGAAGCAAGTTAAAATGGCTAGCTCAAGGAAATTCAAGGTGCGAACGTGGTGCATCTTCAAAAAATGTACATCGACAATCAAGCAGGAAGGTGATGAACATGGACAAGAACAATGTAATGATACCTTCACTGAAATATCATCAGAAACAGGTGTTGGTCAGCAGATATCTGCTACTGCTGCAGAACCACCAGTTGTGGATGATCAGCAGAATGAATCAAGCAGGATTGTTGAGGACGTGACCAGAATCTCTGAGGAAAATGGTTTGGAATCTCCAGATCCCAATGAGGTGATGGAAATGATTTCCTTGAATGTAGATGTGAACACTGACTCCGATGCTGTGTTCGTTCATCACCAACATCCACCTGAATCTCAATTCTCATGCCTCCTAGACGAAGAGTTTCAGATTAGCGAGGCTTCGCTATCAGAGCTCATCGGGTCTGGTTCAGATCTGGAAGATCCCAGGACATCTCCAGAAGATCCAGTAACTGATGACATGCTAGTAGATGTTCCAGTTTTCAAATGCAAACCCATCATTACGATAGAAGACGTTCACTCGTCGGATGAAGAGAACGGCGAATTTTTCGAAAACGTGGTTCAGCGATACAGCACACTATCGCCGCTCGTCCTGCTTAATGGCTCCTGTTCCACATTAAAGACTCCGGAGAGACACTTTTCTGAGATCCTGCTCACTCAGAAGGCTTTGTCTTTGGTCCAAGCAGCTATCAGTGGCGCCGTAGAACAGCTTTCATCCGAGCTGCAGAACCATCAGGTGGATCAGGATCGTATCTAA